One window from the genome of Rhodopseudomonas sp. P2A-2r encodes:
- a CDS encoding RidA family protein, with translation MERLRVEPISTYLERYRKGLAFPVVIANGFVYLSGLPPFDPDTGEVRPVPFERQVEIVLQQMKLCLEAAGSSLRQIVKCNVYCTPDPSHFARFNAVYDRYFPGDSPARIFLHVPSWPGPFDVEIDCVATAGRA, from the coding sequence ATGGAACGACTGCGCGTAGAGCCGATCTCGACCTATCTCGAACGATACCGCAAGGGACTGGCCTTTCCGGTCGTGATCGCCAATGGCTTTGTCTATCTGTCCGGGCTTCCGCCGTTCGATCCCGACACCGGCGAGGTCAGGCCTGTGCCGTTCGAGCGCCAGGTCGAGATCGTGCTGCAGCAGATGAAATTATGCCTGGAGGCCGCCGGATCGTCGCTGCGGCAGATCGTCAAGTGCAACGTCTATTGCACGCCCGACCCGTCGCATTTCGCGCGGTTCAATGCGGTCTATGATCGCTATTTTCCAGGCGATTCACCGGCGAGAATTTTCCTGCATGTGCCGTCATGGCCGGGACCGTTCGACGTCGAAATCGACTGCGTGGCAACGGCCGGGCGGGCGTGA
- a CDS encoding ABC-F family ATP-binding cassette domain-containing protein: MLSITDISIRIAGRLLIDEGSAQITPGSRVGFVGRNGVGKSTLFHAIRGDLPLETGSISIPPRWRIGSLAQEAPDGPPSLISVVLKADLERAALLEEAETATDPHRIAEIQTRLVDIDAHSAPSRAAAILSGLGFSTADQERSCSEFSGGWRMRVALAATLFSAPDLLLLDEPTNYLDLEGTLWLEDHLANYPRTVIVISHDRDLLDTSVDQILHLDRGKLVHYRGTYTAYEEFRANKEMLDAKNVKRQEAERARLQSFVDRFKATASKARQAQSRVKMLERMKPINALVNQDVREIVFPAPEKILSPPILAVDNVSVGYDPAHPVLNKVTLRIDTADRIALLGSNGNGKSTLVKLLANKLAPFSGSITRAEKLSIAYFAQHQLDELVMDASPYDHVRKLMPDAHESKVRARVGSIGFSGKAGDTKVNSLSGGEKARLLLGLATFFGPNMIILDEPTNHLDIDSRAALAEAINEYPGAVIMVSHDRYLIEACADQLWIVADKTVTNFDGDLNDYRRIVMQQRGMRASSRDRAATGNNGQNNSRDKDKPAKPKEKKVPLKQRVADAEAEMARINGIIAKIDTALALPGLFKKDPKQAAQLSKARAGAESALARAEEQWLAASTQYDEANG, from the coding sequence ATGCTTTCAATCACAGACATATCGATCCGGATCGCCGGCCGCCTGCTTATTGACGAGGGATCGGCGCAGATTACGCCGGGCTCACGGGTCGGCTTCGTGGGTCGCAACGGCGTCGGTAAATCCACCCTGTTTCATGCCATCCGCGGCGATCTGCCGCTGGAAACCGGCAGTATCTCGATTCCGCCGCGCTGGCGCATCGGCAGCCTCGCGCAGGAAGCTCCCGACGGCCCGCCGAGCCTGATCTCGGTGGTGCTCAAGGCTGATCTGGAACGCGCCGCTTTGCTGGAAGAAGCGGAGACAGCCACCGATCCGCATCGGATCGCGGAGATCCAGACCCGGCTGGTCGATATCGATGCCCATTCGGCGCCGTCGCGCGCCGCCGCCATTCTCAGCGGTCTGGGCTTCTCGACCGCCGACCAGGAGCGCTCCTGCTCGGAATTTTCCGGCGGCTGGCGGATGCGCGTGGCCTTGGCCGCGACCCTGTTCTCGGCGCCCGACCTGCTGCTGCTCGACGAGCCCACCAACTATCTCGATCTCGAAGGCACGCTGTGGCTCGAGGACCATCTCGCCAATTATCCGCGCACCGTGATCGTCATCTCCCATGACCGCGACCTGCTCGACACCTCGGTCGACCAGATACTGCATCTCGACCGCGGCAAGCTGGTGCACTATCGCGGCACCTATACCGCTTATGAGGAATTCCGCGCCAACAAGGAAATGCTCGACGCCAAGAACGTCAAGCGCCAGGAGGCCGAGCGCGCGCGCCTGCAGTCATTCGTCGATCGCTTCAAGGCGACCGCCTCGAAGGCCCGGCAGGCGCAGTCCCGCGTCAAGATGCTGGAGCGGATGAAGCCGATCAACGCACTCGTCAACCAGGACGTTCGCGAGATCGTATTTCCCGCGCCGGAAAAGATCCTGTCGCCGCCGATCCTCGCCGTCGACAACGTCTCGGTCGGCTACGATCCCGCGCATCCCGTGCTCAACAAGGTCACGCTGCGCATCGACACCGCCGATCGCATCGCGCTGCTCGGCTCCAACGGCAACGGCAAGTCGACACTGGTGAAACTGCTTGCCAACAAGCTGGCGCCGTTTTCCGGCTCGATCACCCGCGCCGAGAAGCTCTCGATCGCCTACTTCGCGCAGCATCAGCTCGATGAGCTGGTGATGGACGCCTCGCCCTACGACCACGTCCGCAAGCTGATGCCGGACGCGCATGAGAGCAAGGTGCGCGCCCGCGTCGGCTCCATCGGTTTCTCCGGCAAGGCCGGCGATACCAAGGTCAACAGCCTGTCGGGCGGCGAAAAGGCCCGGCTGTTGCTTGGGCTTGCCACGTTCTTCGGCCCCAACATGATCATCCTGGACGAGCCGACCAACCATCTGGATATCGACAGCCGCGCGGCCCTGGCCGAAGCGATCAACGAATATCCCGGCGCCGTTATCATGGTGTCCCATGATCGCTATCTGATCGAGGCCTGCGCCGACCAGTTGTGGATCGTGGCCGACAAGACCGTCACCAATTTCGACGGCGATCTCAATGACTACCGCCGCATCGTGATGCAGCAGCGCGGCATGCGCGCCAGTTCGCGCGACCGCGCCGCCACCGGCAACAACGGCCAGAACAACAGCCGCGACAAGGACAAGCCTGCGAAGCCGAAAGAGAAGAAGGTCCCGCTGAAGCAGCGCGTCGCCGACGCCGAGGCTGAGATGGCCCGCATCAACGGCATCATTGCAAAAATCGATACCGCGCTCGCCCTGCCCGGCCTGTTCAAGAAGGATCCCAAGCAGGCCGCACAGCTCAGCAAGGCGCGCGCCGGCGCCGAAAGCGCGCTGGCACGGGCCGAAGAGCAGTGGCTCGCGGCGAGCACGCAGTACGACGAAGCGAACGGCTGA
- a CDS encoding DNA polymerase III subunit chi yields MTEVLFYHLQDMTLENVLPPLLEKSLARGWRVVVQASSEERADALDAHLWTYREDSFLPHATWRAADAADQPVILAVEEGNPNGAQVRFLVDNAGLPADGELYERMVLVFNGDDPDALAIARAAWTASKARGFSVAYWQTDEHGRWQRKQ; encoded by the coding sequence ATGACCGAAGTCCTGTTCTATCACCTGCAAGACATGACGCTGGAGAACGTCCTGCCGCCGTTGCTGGAGAAATCCCTGGCGCGCGGCTGGCGGGTGGTGGTGCAGGCGTCGTCGGAAGAACGGGCGGATGCGCTGGATGCGCATCTGTGGACCTACCGTGAGGATTCCTTTCTGCCGCATGCCACCTGGCGTGCGGCAGATGCGGCGGACCAGCCGGTGATTCTTGCGGTGGAGGAGGGCAATCCGAACGGGGCTCAGGTCAGGTTTCTGGTGGACAATGCTGGGCTGCCGGCCGACGGCGAACTTTACGAACGCATGGTGCTGGTCTTCAACGGCGACGATCCCGACGCGCTGGCCATCGCCCGTGCGGCCTGGACCGCCAGCAAGGCCCGCGGCTTTTCGGTGGCCTACTGGCAGACCGACGAGCACGGGCGATGGCAACGCAAGCAATAG